The genomic DNA GCATGTCTTTGGTAACAATAAATGCGGTTACTTTTTCTTTACCCGTTTCCTTAGATTTTGTTTTTGCAAAAACTGTAAAAAAGCTGGCAAAGGCGCCGTTGGTAATCCAAATTTTATTACCGGTAATTTTGTAAGAGCCATCTTCTTGCTCTTCTGCCCTTGTTTTTAAGCTGTATGCATCAGAACCTGCTCCAGGTTCTGTTAAAGCAAAGGCTGCAATCATTTCTCCGGTGGCCAATTTGGGTAAAAAGCGTTGTTTTTGTTCTTCATTGCCAGCTAACAATAAGCCTTTTAAACCAATTGAAGCATGCGCACCCAAGGTTACCGCAATTGAAGCATCTATCCCACCAATACACTCAAAAACTTTGCCATATGCCATTTGGCTTAAACCCAAACCTCCATATTCTTCAGGTATCATTAAGCCAAATAAACCTAATTCGGCCAATTGACTTAAAAACTCAGGTTTTAATGTACCTTCTTTTTCTATTTTTGCTGAATCAATATGATCTTTAGCAAAACGTTCAACTGCATCACAGATCATGTTAACTGTTTCTTGCTCTTTGTTTTCTGGATATGGGAAAACCATATTTTCTAAAAGTCTTCCTAGAAATAAAGATTTTGCAAAGCTTAAGTCTGTTTGATTTTCTTTTTCAATAATTTCTGGCATAGTCTTTGGAGAATATCAGGTTTTTAAAATAATGCTTAAATTTTTACAAAAAAGAAAATTTCACAAAATACTCAACTCGCTTGTTGCTCAAGGAGATTATAAAAAAGCCTTAAATCACATTGAGCAAGCGCCTGAAAAGTATGGATTTGATGAAGATGTAGCACTTTATAAAGTATGGTTACTTCTTGAATGCAACGCTCTACAAGATGACTCAAATATTTTGTATGATTTAGAAAGCAAACATCCTGACCACCCTATTGTTCTCCTACTCAAAGGTGAATATCTATTTCAACAGAAACATTACCCCCAAGCACAAGCAACCCTAGAAAAGTCTCTTCGTTTAGATCCACACAATTTAAGAACAGAGTACAGTTTAGCTAAAGTTTGTTTGGCTTTGGGTGAAATTGATAAAGCCACCCAGTTAATGAAATCAACAGTACAATACGA from Oligoflexia bacterium includes the following:
- a CDS encoding tetratricopeptide repeat protein; protein product: MLKFLQKRKFHKILNSLVAQGDYKKALNHIEQAPEKYGFDEDVALYKVWLLLECNALQDDSNILYDLESKHPDHPIVLLLKGEYLFQQKHYPQAQATLEKSLRLDPHNLRTEYSLAKVCLALGEIDKATQLMKSTVQYDPKLVQSKLLALTELLLMKNTNQTS